One genomic region from Mycobacterium basiliense encodes:
- a CDS encoding class I SAM-dependent methyltransferase gives MAESLDFEFETAYRGESAQFGAGVRPPWSIGEAQPELAALIEQGRFHGEVLDAGCGEAAISLTLAARGHTVVGLDMSPTAIELARREAEQRGLTSASFHVADISDFTSYPPGSATRFDTIVDSTLFHSMPVELRESYQRSIVRAAAPGASYFVLVFDRAALPEGPANAVTEDELREVVAKYWVIDEIKPARLYAKAPTDFFDMPGVQVRSEPDGRVSVGGWLLSAHLG, from the coding sequence ATGGCCGAATCACTGGATTTTGAGTTTGAAACCGCCTACCGCGGCGAATCCGCCCAGTTCGGTGCGGGAGTACGACCGCCATGGAGCATCGGCGAAGCACAACCGGAATTGGCCGCCCTGATCGAACAGGGCAGGTTTCATGGCGAGGTGCTCGACGCAGGCTGCGGGGAAGCCGCCATCTCGCTCACGCTCGCCGCACGTGGACACACGGTGGTGGGTCTGGACATGTCTCCAACCGCCATCGAGCTGGCCCGCCGCGAGGCCGAGCAGCGCGGGCTGACCAGCGCCAGCTTCCATGTGGCCGACATCAGCGACTTCACCAGCTACCCGCCGGGATCGGCGACCCGGTTCGACACCATCGTGGACAGCACCTTGTTCCACTCCATGCCGGTCGAGCTGCGCGAGAGCTACCAGCGATCGATCGTCCGCGCCGCGGCACCGGGTGCGTCCTACTTTGTGCTGGTGTTCGACAGGGCCGCACTACCCGAAGGCCCGGCCAATGCGGTCACCGAGGACGAGCTGCGCGAGGTGGTGGCCAAGTATTGGGTCATCGACGAGATCAAGCCGGCCCGCCTATACGCCAAGGCGCCGACAGACTTCTTCGACATGCCCGGTGTCCAGGTGCGTTCCGAACCTGACGGTCGGGTGTCGGTTGGCGGCTGGCTGCTATCGGCGCATCTGGGCTGA
- a CDS encoding DUF732 domain-containing protein, translating into MKGTRLATLAAMATVAIGMAAPAHADDYDAPFNAQLHTYGIYGPQDYNAWLAKISCERLNRGVDGDAYKSATFLQRNLPRGTTQGQALQFLGAAVDHYCPENVGVLQRAGR; encoded by the coding sequence ATGAAGGGAACGAGGCTGGCCACCCTGGCCGCCATGGCGACGGTGGCGATAGGTATGGCGGCACCCGCACACGCCGATGACTACGACGCCCCTTTCAACGCCCAGCTGCACACCTACGGCATCTACGGCCCGCAGGACTACAACGCCTGGTTGGCCAAGATCAGCTGCGAACGGTTGAACAGGGGCGTGGACGGTGACGCCTACAAATCGGCGACCTTCCTACAGCGCAACCTGCCGCGGGGCACCACTCAGGGCCAAGCGTTGCAGTTCTTGGGAGCCGCGGTCGATCACTACTGCCCCGAGAACGTGGGCGTGCTGCAACGCGCCGGCCGTTAG
- the menJ gene encoding menaquinone reductase yields MRAAKADVVVVGAGPAGSAAAAWAARAGQDVLVIDSATFPRDKPCGDGLTPRAIAELEQLGLGGWLAGRIRHRGLRMSGFGGEVEVAWPGPSFPSHSSAVARLELDERIRQVAQDHGARMLLGSKAVAVHHDSATRVVSLTLADGTEVACRQLIVADGARSSLGRKLGRRWHQETVYGVAARGYLATARSADPWLTSHLELRSPDGAVLPGYGWIFPLGNGEVNIGVGALSTSKRHADLALRPLISYYTDLRRDEWGFAGEPRAVASALLPMGGAVSGVAGPNWMLIGDAAACVNPLNGEGIDYGLETGRLAAESLDAPDLSRLWPALLADHYGRGFSVARRLALLLTYQRFLPATGPLAMRSCALMRIAVRVMANLVTDEDVDWVARVWRGGGRVSRMVDRRPPFH; encoded by the coding sequence CCGCTTGGGCCGCCCGGGCCGGTCAGGACGTCCTGGTCATCGACTCTGCCACCTTTCCCCGCGACAAGCCCTGCGGCGACGGCTTGACACCGCGAGCGATCGCCGAGCTGGAACAGCTGGGGCTCGGCGGCTGGCTGGCCGGCCGTATCCGGCATCGCGGTCTGCGCATGAGCGGGTTCGGCGGTGAAGTGGAAGTGGCCTGGCCCGGGCCATCCTTCCCGTCGCACAGCAGCGCGGTCGCCCGCCTGGAACTCGACGAGCGAATCCGGCAGGTCGCACAGGATCACGGTGCGCGGATGCTGCTCGGCAGCAAAGCGGTAGCCGTGCACCATGACTCGGCTACCCGGGTGGTATCGCTGACGTTGGCCGACGGTACCGAGGTGGCCTGCCGCCAACTGATCGTCGCCGACGGGGCGCGGTCGTCGCTGGGCCGCAAGTTGGGCCGCAGATGGCATCAAGAGACGGTCTATGGCGTCGCCGCCCGCGGTTATTTGGCCACCGCACGTAGTGCGGACCCGTGGCTGACCTCACATCTGGAACTGCGCTCTCCCGATGGCGCTGTGTTGCCCGGCTACGGCTGGATCTTCCCGCTCGGCAACGGCGAGGTGAACATCGGCGTAGGGGCACTCTCCACCTCGAAACGCCACGCCGATCTGGCATTGCGGCCGCTAATCTCCTACTACACCGACCTGCGCCGGGACGAGTGGGGCTTTGCCGGCGAGCCCCGGGCGGTGGCGTCCGCGTTGTTACCCATGGGCGGCGCGGTGTCCGGGGTGGCCGGACCGAATTGGATGCTCATCGGCGATGCCGCGGCCTGCGTCAACCCGCTCAACGGTGAAGGCATCGACTACGGATTGGAGACCGGACGCCTGGCCGCGGAGTCACTGGACGCACCCGACCTGTCCCGGCTGTGGCCGGCGCTGCTGGCCGATCACTACGGCCGCGGTTTTTCGGTTGCGCGCAGGCTGGCATTGCTGCTGACCTACCAACGGTTCCTGCCCGCGACCGGTCCCCTGGCGATGCGCTCCTGCGCACTGATGAGGATCGCCGTGCGCGTGATGGCCAACTTGGTCACCGACGAAGACGTCGACTGGGTTGCCCGAGTGTGGCGCGGCGGCGGGCGGGTTTCGCGGATGGTCGATCGTCGACCACCGTTTCACTGA